From the genome of Deinococcus sp. AJ005, one region includes:
- a CDS encoding prepilin-type N-terminal cleavage/methylation domain-containing protein: protein MRTRTGHSQAGFTLLELLVVIAILGIIAGAFSLYLIRSLRQSELRDAAYQLVGDLRRARTGAQKSGVINAVAITSNTSEYFLIVAGGTGQVRTLPHGVKVAPVDTTIILNYQPPFGTLDTTGVSWRLTSPSNPNLNLWVKAIGITGKVMVSATQN, encoded by the coding sequence ATGCGGACGCGCACTGGGCACTCTCAGGCCGGATTTACCCTGCTAGAACTGCTGGTGGTCATCGCTATTCTGGGCATCATCGCGGGGGCATTCAGCCTGTACCTGATCCGCAGCCTGCGCCAGAGCGAACTGCGCGACGCGGCCTATCAACTGGTAGGTGACCTGCGCCGAGCGCGAACTGGGGCGCAGAAATCGGGGGTGATCAACGCTGTGGCGATCACCTCCAATACCTCCGAGTATTTTTTGATTGTGGCGGGAGGGACTGGTCAGGTCCGCACGTTGCCGCACGGTGTCAAGGTTGCTCCAGTGGACACCACAATCATCCTGAACTATCAACCGCCCTTCGGCACCCTGGACACCACGGGCGTCTCGTGGAGGCTCACCAGTCCTTCCAATCCCAACCTGAATCTGTGGGTCAAGGCCATCGGCATTACGGGGAAGGTGATGGTCAGTGCAACGCAGAACTGA
- a CDS encoding PilW family protein → MKRRATTQGLTLIELLVAIALGLLVLLAATNLLISSSRSATDVQGRSELLEESQIAQNYMAAQIREAVYVFPAGTTITLGATGYTFKNPVTSNGTWVVGQADAPIVAFVRPPQLLPAGANTCASDVKYCYQFFAYYPVRRSVWTGSGGATSLNNPGIDTSNTDRWVLVEYRSNYASAPALSSLNVSGYSAASGSSGRLLLDYVQPQALALANTPPLFEVITPPAGTLQAPGNTSVTINLAVSRQTRGRAVTVPPRNATTTGPQSVTPLVVTPRNVGNLSP, encoded by the coding sequence ATGAAGCGCCGCGCTACAACACAGGGCCTGACCCTGATCGAACTGCTGGTGGCCATCGCGCTGGGGCTGCTTGTTCTGCTGGCCGCCACCAACCTGCTGATTTCCTCGTCCCGCAGTGCCACCGACGTGCAGGGCCGCAGCGAACTGCTGGAGGAAAGCCAGATCGCCCAGAACTACATGGCCGCGCAGATTCGGGAAGCAGTCTACGTGTTTCCAGCAGGGACGACGATCACGCTGGGAGCGACGGGATATACCTTCAAGAATCCAGTCACGAGCAATGGAACCTGGGTGGTCGGCCAAGCCGATGCGCCGATTGTGGCGTTTGTTCGCCCGCCTCAACTGCTGCCCGCAGGCGCAAACACCTGCGCCAGCGATGTCAAATACTGTTACCAGTTCTTTGCGTATTACCCGGTGCGGCGGAGCGTCTGGACTGGCTCAGGTGGGGCGACTTCCCTGAACAATCCAGGTATTGACACCAGCAACACAGACCGCTGGGTCTTGGTGGAATATCGCAGCAATTATGCCTCGGCACCCGCACTCTCCAGCCTGAATGTTTCAGGCTACAGTGCAGCCAGCGGAAGTTCGGGCCGCCTCCTCCTCGATTACGTCCAACCCCAAGCCCTGGCTCTCGCGAATACCCCACCCCTGTTCGAGGTCATCACACCGCCTGCGGGGACGCTTCAGGCCCCTGGCAACACCTCTGTCACCATCAATCTGGCCGTGTCGCGGCAGACGCGCGGGCGGGCGGTCACGGTGCCGCCGCGCAACGCCACAACCACTGGGCCGCAGAGCGTGACGCCGCTGGTGGTCACGCCGCGCAACGTGGGCAATCTGTCGCCCTGA
- a CDS encoding CTP synthase, which translates to MKYIFVTGGVVSSLGKGVASASLGALLRARGYRVTAVKIDPYINIDAGTMRPYEHGEVFVTASGAETDLDIGNYERFLDLDIPPGSNITTGQVYQEVIRKERAGDYLSQTVQVIPHITDEIKRRIKVAGENAGAEIVLIEVGGTVGDIESLPFLEAIRQFRFDEGDENVLYLHLTLVPYLGTSNEFKTKPTQHSVATLRSVGISPDIVMVRSKEKLPSEITRKIALFTSVRENRVFSSFDVSHVYEVPLALEEQGLGKAVEDLLKLERVHPNLGVWSNAVRTIKQPTRAVTIALAGKYTAMPDAYLSLLESLTHAGIANDARVNIKWINAEELDNSSEEEGGLEAQLGDVDGILVPGGFGIRGIEGKIHAAQYARTNGVPYLGICLGMQIAVIEYVRNVAGLQGANSTEFDGYAPHKVIDLMPEQVEIAGLGGTMRLGDWPMDLKAGTKIASLYGIPDGGTVRERHRHRFEVNPAYTQRLQDAGLTISGVTPGVAGRGAGLVESIEIPGHPFFVALQAHPEFKSRPMRPSPPFAGFVAAALERQDAERSGRPSAESESQPMPSA; encoded by the coding sequence ATGAAATATATCTTTGTCACGGGCGGCGTGGTTAGCTCTCTAGGAAAAGGCGTGGCAAGTGCCAGCCTGGGCGCACTCTTGCGGGCGCGCGGGTACCGGGTCACAGCGGTCAAGATCGATCCGTACATCAACATCGACGCGGGCACCATGCGCCCCTACGAACACGGCGAGGTCTTCGTGACCGCTTCCGGCGCGGAAACTGATCTGGACATCGGCAACTACGAGCGCTTTTTAGATCTGGATATTCCGCCGGGTAGCAACATCACCACCGGACAGGTTTACCAGGAGGTCATCCGCAAGGAGCGCGCCGGGGATTATCTGTCGCAGACCGTGCAGGTCATCCCGCATATCACCGACGAGATTAAGAGGCGCATTAAAGTGGCCGGGGAGAACGCGGGCGCGGAGATCGTGCTGATTGAGGTGGGCGGTACGGTGGGCGACATAGAATCGTTACCCTTCCTGGAGGCCATCCGGCAGTTCCGTTTCGACGAGGGTGACGAGAACGTGCTGTACCTGCACCTGACCCTGGTGCCGTACCTGGGCACGTCCAATGAATTCAAGACCAAGCCCACGCAGCACAGCGTCGCCACCCTGCGCTCGGTGGGCATCAGCCCCGACATCGTGATGGTCCGCAGCAAGGAAAAACTGCCCAGCGAGATCACGCGCAAGATTGCGCTGTTTACCTCGGTGCGTGAGAACCGCGTCTTTAGCAGCTTCGACGTGTCGCACGTCTACGAGGTGCCGCTGGCGCTGGAGGAACAGGGGCTGGGCAAGGCGGTGGAGGATTTGCTGAAGCTGGAGCGGGTGCATCCCAATCTGGGCGTGTGGTCGAATGCCGTGCGGACCATCAAGCAGCCCACACGCGCCGTGACCATTGCGCTGGCAGGCAAGTACACGGCGATGCCCGACGCCTACCTGAGTCTGCTGGAATCGCTGACGCACGCTGGAATCGCCAACGACGCCCGCGTGAACATCAAGTGGATCAACGCCGAGGAGTTAGATAATTCCAGTGAGGAAGAGGGCGGCCTGGAAGCGCAACTGGGTGACGTGGACGGCATTCTGGTTCCCGGCGGCTTCGGCATCCGGGGCATCGAGGGCAAGATTCACGCCGCGCAGTACGCGCGCACGAACGGGGTGCCGTACCTGGGTATCTGCCTGGGCATGCAGATCGCCGTGATCGAGTACGTCCGCAACGTGGCCGGACTCCAGGGGGCCAACAGCACCGAGTTCGACGGGTATGCCCCGCACAAGGTCATCGACCTGATGCCCGAACAGGTGGAGATCGCTGGGCTGGGGGGCACCATGCGGCTGGGCGACTGGCCGATGGATCTGAAAGCTGGCACGAAGATTGCCAGTCTTTACGGCATCCCGGACGGCGGCACGGTGCGCGAACGCCACCGCCACCGCTTCGAGGTTAATCCCGCCTACACGCAGCGGTTGCAGGACGCGGGCCTGACCATCAGTGGCGTGACGCCGGGGGTGGCGGGCCGGGGCGCGGGGCTGGTAGAAAGCATCGAGATTCCGGGGCATCCGTTCTTCGTGGCCTTGCAGGCCCACCCCGAATTCAAGAGCCGTCCCATGCGCCCCAGCCCACCATTCGCGGGATTCGTGGCGGCGGCGCTGGAACGGCAGGATGCCGAACGGTCTGGCCGCCCGAGCGCAGAGTCGGAAAGTCAGCCGATGCCCAGCGCCTGA
- the coaE gene encoding dephospho-CoA kinase (Dephospho-CoA kinase (CoaE) performs the final step in coenzyme A biosynthesis.) gives MTDSASPPPPPRRLGLTGSIGAGKSTVAALLRARGLTVLDADAQARLATEEPETLERIEAAFPGTVRGGVLDRPALSAVAFADPARLAELNAIVHPRVRARMTVLEQQAVADGARWTVQDVPLLFEGGLEASMDAVLVVDAPLDLRVARVMERSQFSREEVLTRDARQTPAAEKRQKADFVIENDAGLPELEAQVDAALQALGIG, from the coding sequence ATGACCGATTCAGCCTCCCCCCCTCCCCCACCCCGCCGTCTGGGCCTGACGGGTAGCATCGGCGCGGGCAAAAGCACCGTGGCGGCGCTGCTGCGCGCACGCGGCCTGACCGTGCTGGACGCCGACGCCCAGGCCCGGCTGGCCACGGAGGAACCCGAAACGCTAGAGCGGATCGAGGCCGCCTTTCCCGGCACGGTCAGGGGCGGTGTGCTGGACCGCCCGGCCCTGTCCGCCGTCGCCTTTGCCGATCCGGCCCGGCTGGCCGAGTTGAACGCGATTGTCCACCCCCGCGTGCGCGCCCGCATGACTGTGCTGGAACAGCAGGCTGTGGCGGACGGCGCACGGTGGACCGTGCAAGACGTGCCGCTACTGTTCGAGGGCGGTCTGGAAGCCAGCATGGACGCCGTGCTGGTGGTGGACGCCCCGCTGGATCTGCGCGTGGCGCGCGTGATGGAGCGCAGCCAGTTCTCGCGTGAGGAGGTGCTGACCAGAGACGCCCGCCAGACCCCCGCCGCTGAGAAGCGGCAAAAGGCTGACTTTGTGATCGAGAATGACGCGGGCCTGCCAGAACTGGAAGCGCAGGTGGATGCGGCGCTTCAGGCGCTGGGCATCGGCTGA
- a CDS encoding tetratricopeptide repeat protein, with amino-acid sequence MNRRKSISGPLFLAAALLAAPGHALAQNQTAQPPTPVQTPPAQTTPVTPAPVVPSPTTPAPVTPAPAPTTPARTIPAANYVAQGVFNYEQGKYDEAYVAFRAASELDPKNVDALLGLGRSQVKLRLFGPALDTLKNALELDAVNLNAYIYLSQAYVQQYIGSGDPQAFVGNLPEALKVLDSAETIARAQTGKPGEVSLSRIYNDRGYVYKLQGDVGKAIEAFKQANTLNPDNSVLLFNLGDMYYATGDLKAALDYLQQAVIADPRDPYNRAYYAKLLALNGDAGAAKSEAAQAARLAPTNAYAVGQYGVVSYLAGDRATAKTQLTQAVTLDPLRNPEFYYYLGRLSLDVGDLKGARDSLTRAATLGSRTPEYLYYLGLSYERGAGAVAPDRLKARDNYERALQLSPAYKAAQDGLARVR; translated from the coding sequence GTGAATCGACGCAAGAGTATTTCTGGCCCGCTGTTCCTGGCCGCTGCACTTCTGGCCGCACCGGGCCACGCGCTGGCCCAGAACCAGACGGCGCAGCCACCCACCCCGGTCCAGACACCGCCCGCGCAGACCACGCCTGTCACGCCTGCACCTGTGGTGCCCTCGCCAACGACACCCGCCCCAGTTACGCCCGCTCCTGCCCCCACCACGCCAGCGCGCACCATTCCGGCGGCCAATTACGTGGCGCAGGGCGTGTTCAATTACGAGCAGGGCAAGTATGACGAGGCGTATGTGGCCTTCCGCGCCGCTTCCGAGCTGGACCCCAAAAATGTGGACGCCCTGCTGGGGCTGGGGCGTTCTCAGGTCAAGCTGCGTCTGTTTGGCCCGGCGCTGGACACGCTCAAGAACGCACTGGAGCTGGACGCGGTCAACCTGAATGCCTACATCTATCTGTCGCAGGCGTACGTGCAGCAGTACATCGGCTCGGGTGATCCGCAGGCTTTCGTGGGCAATCTGCCCGAGGCGCTGAAGGTACTGGACAGCGCCGAAACCATTGCCAGAGCGCAGACGGGCAAGCCGGGCGAGGTCAGCCTCAGCCGGATCTACAACGACCGGGGCTACGTGTACAAATTGCAGGGCGACGTGGGCAAGGCCATCGAGGCCTTCAAGCAGGCCAACACGCTGAACCCCGACAACAGCGTGCTGCTGTTTAACCTGGGGGACATGTACTACGCCACCGGGGACCTCAAGGCGGCGCTGGACTACCTGCAACAGGCGGTCATCGCCGATCCGCGCGATCCCTACAACCGCGCGTACTATGCCAAACTGCTGGCCCTGAACGGCGACGCGGGCGCGGCCAAGTCCGAGGCCGCCCAGGCTGCCCGTCTGGCCCCCACCAACGCCTACGCGGTGGGGCAGTACGGCGTGGTCAGCTATCTGGCTGGAGACCGCGCCACCGCCAAGACCCAGCTCACCCAGGCCGTGACCCTGGACCCGCTGCGTAACCCCGAGTTCTACTACTATCTGGGTCGCCTGAGCCTGGATGTCGGCGATCTTAAGGGTGCGCGCGACTCGTTGACCCGCGCCGCCACGCTGGGCAGCCGCACCCCCGAATACCTGTATTACCTGGGTCTCAGTTACGAGCGCGGCGCGGGCGCGGTGGCCCCGGACCGCCTGAAGGCCCGCGACAACTATGAGCGCGCCCTGCAACTCAGCCCGGCTTACAAGGCCGCGCAGGACGGTCTGGCCCGCGTGCGCTAG
- a CDS encoding CAP domain-containing protein, whose protein sequence is MQNILSSPRFLGGLLLTCTLLLTACGGGGTPAPDKQGGQGGGPDPSPAEAQMLQAVNTARATARKCQGKDFAAAPALAWNGLLGKAARAHAQDMAARNYFDHVSPDGRTMQMRVEAAGYTDWKNLGENIAAGFSDIQVPEAMTAWLASKTGHCETLMDPALKEVGFGYAPSTGGEYSAYWVQDFGTR, encoded by the coding sequence ATGCAGAACATCCTCTCCTCTCCCCGTTTCCTGGGCGGCCTGCTGCTGACCTGTACCCTGCTTCTGACGGCCTGCGGCGGTGGAGGAACGCCTGCCCCGGACAAGCAGGGCGGTCAGGGCGGGGGACCGGACCCCAGCCCCGCAGAGGCCCAGATGCTCCAGGCCGTGAACACGGCCCGCGCCACCGCGCGCAAATGCCAGGGCAAGGATTTTGCGGCGGCTCCTGCCCTGGCCTGGAATGGCCTGCTGGGCAAGGCTGCCCGCGCCCACGCGCAGGACATGGCGGCCCGCAACTACTTTGACCATGTTTCACCGGATGGCAGGACCATGCAGATGCGTGTCGAGGCCGCCGGTTACACCGACTGGAAGAATCTGGGCGAGAACATCGCGGCGGGCTTCAGCGACATCCAGGTCCCGGAGGCGATGACCGCCTGGCTGGCCAGTAAGACAGGCCACTGCGAAACCCTGATGGACCCAGCTCTTAAGGAAGTGGGCTTCGGTTACGCCCCCAGCACGGGTGGCGAGTACAGCGCCTACTGGGTGCAGGATTTCGGCACGCGCTGA
- a CDS encoding DNA polymerase/3'-5' exonuclease PolX — protein sequence MADLTRKSLVHALNSTADLLDLLGEEAFRAQAYRSAARSLEGLEAEASELAAKDFTGIPKVGKNIAAELGAYMQTGTFGPLEDAASQIPPSVLGLFRVRGLGPKKIRALWDAGFDSLERLREGAQSGGVAGTKGFGAKSATTILEAVDFALASQERQSLSTGLDISGALAARLNDLDGHISGDARRGLDTVRVARVTVTGTAEEVSARLAGVVEDLVPVEKKPVLAGRVDGVPVEIAYAPAGARGALDLMMGGPAKYREELRADAKAKGFDLSGRGLKKGGTLISTPTEQDVTDTLGLPLRPAEYREPEHDGVWQTLPPPEQLVTVGDLRGMLHTHSVWSDGAATVRDMVEATVKLGHAFLGTGDHSRAAHYANGLSIERLHAYIAEIRALQAKGLPVLAGAEVDILDDGSLDYPDDVLLELDYVVASVHSLFTLDPARQTERLVRAASHPLITILGHPTGRLLLRRPGYALDLEAVLAACEANGTVVEINANAARLDLDWRDALRWRQRLTFAINTDAHVPGGLSDTRFGVAVARKAGLRPDQIINTLGQAEFLAFVARQRAARG from the coding sequence GTGGCTGACCTGACCCGCAAATCCCTTGTCCACGCCCTGAATTCCACCGCCGACCTGCTGGATTTACTGGGCGAGGAAGCCTTCCGTGCGCAGGCGTACCGCAGCGCGGCCCGCAGTCTGGAGGGGCTGGAGGCCGAGGCGTCCGAGCTGGCGGCAAAGGATTTTACGGGCATTCCCAAGGTGGGCAAGAACATCGCCGCCGAGCTGGGCGCGTACATGCAGACCGGCACCTTCGGCCCGCTGGAGGACGCCGCCAGCCAGATTCCCCCCAGTGTGCTGGGATTGTTCCGGGTGCGAGGGCTGGGGCCAAAGAAGATTCGCGCCCTGTGGGACGCCGGATTCGACTCGCTGGAACGACTGCGCGAGGGCGCACAGAGCGGCGGCGTGGCGGGGACCAAGGGGTTCGGGGCAAAAAGCGCGACCACCATTCTGGAGGCAGTGGATTTCGCTTTGGCCTCTCAGGAACGCCAGAGCCTTAGCACTGGGCTGGACATTTCAGGGGCGCTGGCGGCGCGGCTGAACGATCTGGACGGACATATCTCCGGCGACGCGCGGCGCGGCCTGGACACCGTGCGGGTGGCCCGCGTGACGGTGACGGGCACGGCTGAGGAGGTGTCGGCGCGGCTGGCGGGCGTGGTGGAAGACCTGGTCCCGGTGGAAAAAAAGCCGGTACTGGCGGGCCGGGTGGACGGCGTACCAGTGGAAATCGCCTACGCGCCAGCCGGGGCACGCGGCGCGCTCGATCTGATGATGGGCGGACCGGCGAAGTACCGCGAGGAACTGCGGGCAGACGCGAAGGCGAAGGGCTTCGATCTCAGCGGACGTGGGTTGAAGAAAGGTGGCACCCTGATTTCCACGCCGACGGAACAGGACGTGACCGACACCCTGGGCTTGCCGCTGCGCCCCGCCGAATACCGCGAACCGGAACACGACGGGGTCTGGCAGACGCTGCCGCCGCCGGAGCAACTGGTCACGGTGGGCGATCTGCGCGGCATGCTGCACACCCACTCGGTCTGGTCCGACGGCGCGGCGACGGTGCGCGACATGGTGGAAGCGACGGTGAAGCTGGGTCATGCCTTTCTGGGAACCGGGGACCATTCACGCGCCGCGCACTACGCCAACGGCCTGAGCATCGAGCGTCTGCACGCCTACATCGCCGAAATCCGGGCTTTGCAGGCCAAGGGGCTGCCCGTGCTGGCCGGGGCCGAGGTCGACATTCTGGACGACGGCTCGCTGGACTACCCGGATGACGTGCTGCTGGAACTGGATTACGTCGTCGCCAGCGTCCATAGCCTGTTCACGCTGGACCCGGCGAGGCAGACCGAACGGCTGGTGCGGGCCGCCTCACATCCACTCATTACCATTCTGGGCCACCCCACAGGCCGCCTGCTGCTGCGCCGCCCCGGCTACGCGCTAGACCTGGAAGCCGTGCTGGCCGCCTGCGAGGCCAACGGGACGGTGGTGGAAATCAACGCCAACGCCGCCCGTCTGGATCTGGACTGGCGCGACGCCCTGCGCTGGCGTCAGCGCCTGACCTTCGCCATCAACACCGACGCCCACGTTCCCGGCGGCCTGTCGGATACCCGTTTCGGCGTGGCGGTGGCGCGCAAGGCGGGGCTGCGGCCAGATCAGATTATCAACACGCTGGGGCAGGCAGAGTTTCTGGCGTTCGTGGCGCGGCAGCGGGCAGCGCGGGGCTGA
- a CDS encoding acyl-CoA dehydrogenase family protein: protein MTSTLERTTAAISPNVQPMNDDQRTIVSALKSFLKNKVEPGAAERDQTSEFPMQIVKELGEMGIMGAQTPEEYGGSALDTATFAMIIEEIAAVDGSLCLTVASHNSLCQGHILIGGTEEQKQKFLPDLAGAKKLGAWGLTEPGSGSDSGGLQTKAVEQTDGSWILNGSKNFITQGSVGGTYVILARTDAAREGKGKNDGISAFVFNRDEVQGFSIGRKEDKLGLRSSDTAQLIFEDIHLPADALLGERGNAFKDVMKVLDGGRVGIAAMGLGLGRAAFEFAAKYTLGREQFGKPIAYNQDISFRLANMDTKLEAARLLIRKAADLKDAGENFTTPVARAKLFATTVGVEACDEAIQMLGGYGYVKEYPVERFWRDNRLTRIGEGTDEVQRLVISRDVLKRFAD from the coding sequence ATGACCAGCACCCTTGAACGCACCACCGCCGCCATCAGCCCCAACGTCCAGCCCATGAACGACGATCAGCGCACCATCGTGAGCGCTCTGAAGTCCTTCCTCAAGAACAAAGTGGAGCCGGGGGCTGCCGAGCGGGACCAGACCAGCGAATTCCCCATGCAGATCGTCAAGGAACTGGGCGAGATGGGCATCATGGGCGCGCAGACGCCCGAGGAATACGGCGGCTCGGCGCTGGACACCGCCACCTTCGCCATGATCATCGAGGAAATCGCGGCGGTGGACGGTTCGCTGTGCCTGACCGTTGCCAGCCACAATTCGCTGTGTCAGGGCCACATCCTGATCGGTGGGACTGAGGAGCAAAAGCAGAAGTTCCTGCCGGACCTCGCCGGCGCCAAGAAGCTGGGCGCATGGGGACTGACCGAGCCGGGCAGCGGCAGCGACAGCGGCGGGCTTCAGACCAAGGCGGTAGAGCAGACGGACGGCTCGTGGATACTGAACGGCTCCAAGAACTTCATCACGCAGGGCAGCGTGGGCGGCACCTACGTCATCCTGGCCCGCACCGACGCCGCCCGCGAGGGCAAGGGCAAGAACGACGGCATCAGCGCCTTCGTGTTCAACCGGGATGAGGTTCAGGGCTTCAGCATTGGACGCAAGGAAGACAAGCTGGGCCTCCGAAGCAGCGACACCGCCCAACTGATTTTCGAGGACATTCACCTGCCCGCCGACGCCCTGCTGGGCGAGCGCGGCAACGCCTTCAAGGACGTGATGAAGGTGCTGGACGGCGGGCGCGTGGGCATCGCCGCGATGGGCCTGGGTCTGGGCCGCGCCGCCTTCGAGTTCGCTGCCAAGTACACGCTGGGGCGCGAACAGTTCGGCAAGCCGATTGCGTACAACCAGGACATTTCCTTCCGCCTGGCGAACATGGACACCAAGTTGGAAGCCGCCCGCCTGCTGATTCGCAAGGCCGCCGATCTGAAGGACGCGGGCGAAAACTTCACCACGCCCGTGGCCCGCGCCAAGCTGTTTGCCACCACCGTGGGCGTGGAAGCCTGCGACGAGGCCATTCAGATGCTGGGCGGCTACGGCTACGTCAAGGAATACCCCGTAGAACGCTTCTGGCGCGACAACCGCCTGACCCGCATTGGCGAGGGCACGGATGAGGTTCAGCGTCTGGTGATCAGCCGGGACGTGCTGAAGCGGTTCGCGGACTGA
- a CDS encoding acyl-CoA carboxylase subunit beta encodes MTDTDTSAPAQSAASSSPANTAWADALTRLEADQSKVHAGGGAKAQARQHDKNRLTARERIARLTDDNTPFDELMTFAGWEMYTDVGGCPSGGVVTGIGTVAGRPWMVIANDATVKAGAFFPITAKKVIRAQTIALENHLPLIYLVDSAGVYLPMQDEIFPDQDDFGRVFYLNARMSARGIPQIAAIMGNCVAGGAYLPVMCDTLIMTEGSGLYLAGPALVRAAIGQVVDSEELGGADMHAAIAGTVDYKEPDDDAALRRVRALADLYAQGDVAPWARRRAEVREASGRDLSEIVGFESGKTYDVRDLITSITDGGEFHEFKPEYGETIVCGFSRVGGYPVAFVANQRTVIKKKLKSGGEPGLRTRIEVGGVIYGDSADKAARFILDANQAGVPLVFLSDVTGFMVGRDSEQEGIIRRGAKLVNAVSNSVVPKITIITGGSFGAGNYAMNGKAFGPRFIFAWPSAKYAVMSGNAAAKTLMDIQLAALKRAGHEPDDEELKRLYDEVKSKYDTELDPRYAAARLWVDEIIPPNDTRDRLIRALDACAGNPHQDELRVGVFQV; translated from the coding sequence ATGACCGATACCGACACCAGCGCCCCGGCGCAGTCTGCCGCCAGCTCCAGCCCGGCCAATACCGCCTGGGCTGATGCGCTGACACGTCTCGAAGCCGATCAGAGCAAGGTCCACGCGGGCGGCGGCGCAAAGGCACAGGCCCGCCAGCACGACAAGAACCGTCTGACCGCCCGCGAACGCATCGCCCGCCTGACCGACGACAACACCCCCTTCGACGAGCTGATGACCTTCGCCGGTTGGGAGATGTACACCGATGTCGGCGGTTGCCCCAGCGGCGGCGTGGTCACCGGCATTGGCACCGTGGCAGGCCGCCCGTGGATGGTCATTGCCAACGACGCCACCGTCAAGGCGGGCGCATTCTTTCCCATCACGGCCAAGAAGGTGATCCGGGCGCAGACCATCGCGCTGGAAAACCACCTGCCGCTGATTTATCTGGTGGACAGTGCGGGCGTCTACCTGCCCATGCAGGACGAGATTTTCCCCGATCAGGATGACTTCGGACGCGTCTTTTACCTGAACGCCCGCATGAGCGCGCGCGGCATTCCGCAGATCGCCGCCATCATGGGTAACTGCGTGGCCGGGGGCGCGTACCTGCCGGTGATGTGCGACACCCTGATCATGACCGAGGGTTCGGGCCTGTATCTGGCCGGACCTGCCCTCGTGCGCGCTGCGATTGGTCAGGTGGTGGACTCCGAGGAACTGGGCGGAGCCGACATGCACGCCGCCATTGCCGGAACCGTGGATTATAAGGAGCCGGACGACGACGCGGCGCTGCGGCGGGTGCGGGCACTGGCCGACTTGTACGCACAGGGCGACGTTGCACCGTGGGCCAGACGCCGCGCGGAAGTGCGGGAAGCTTCAGGGCGTGACCTGAGCGAGATTGTCGGCTTTGAGAGCGGCAAGACCTACGACGTGCGCGATCTGATCACTTCCATCACCGACGGCGGCGAGTTCCATGAATTCAAGCCGGAATACGGCGAAACCATCGTCTGCGGCTTCTCGCGGGTGGGCGGCTACCCGGTGGCCTTTGTCGCCAACCAGCGCACCGTGATCAAGAAGAAGCTCAAATCGGGCGGCGAGCCGGGTTTGCGGACACGGATTGAGGTTGGAGGCGTGATCTACGGCGACTCTGCCGACAAGGCTGCTCGCTTCATTCTGGACGCCAATCAGGCCGGGGTTCCCCTCGTCTTCCTGTCCGATGTGACCGGCTTCATGGTGGGCCGCGACTCCGAGCAGGAAGGCATTATCCGCCGGGGCGCGAAGCTGGTGAACGCCGTGAGCAACAGCGTGGTTCCCAAGATCACGATCATCACGGGCGGCAGCTTTGGCGCGGGCAATTACGCCATGAACGGCAAGGCCTTCGGCCCACGTTTTATCTTCGCGTGGCCCAGCGCCAAATACGCTGTCATGAGCGGCAACGCGGCGGCCAAGACGCTGATGGACATCCAACTCGCGGCCCTCAAACGCGCTGGACATGAACCAGATGACGAGGAACTGAAACGCCTCTACGACGAGGTCAAGTCCAAGTACGACACCGAACTCGATCCCCGTTACGCCGCCGCCCGCCTGTGGGTGGACGAGATCATTCCGCCCAACGACACCCGTGACCGCCTGATCCGCGCGCTGGACGCCTGTGCAGGCAATCCGCATCAGGACGAATTGCGGGTGGGCGTGTTTCAGGTATGA